In Archangium lipolyticum, a single genomic region encodes these proteins:
- a CDS encoding DUF3857 domain-containing protein, giving the protein MRSFALCLGLLSLSLSALGAERGGPPPWEGPAFEASAAVMSRAAAALPAPEPREADVEVLVEEGRYEEIGPNRWRTTTHRVFRILNEAGIQTWAETRADWSPWRQSRPKIRARVISPQGQEHWLDPQTLHEATVEDSTPNLYTDQRLLRAPLPALRVGSLVEEESVVEDTQAFFEAGIIEHFYFANTVPVRKVRLLIDAEPSTQLSLRVRGLPLEPVPQHQGSRKRLFFEGGPYAPVTPLEANVPPSEAFHPHVAFSTGRSWSEVASTYHRIVESKLAGQSLQTQARSLTKGLNPKDRRAVAQRLLEWVQGSVRYTGLEFGASAVVPTSPQDTLARQFGDCKDLSTLMVGLLRASGLPAHVALVRSGREDVPELPGMGFFNHAIVYVPGTPALWIDPTDPAAEVGGPVAGLEGRHALVAAPDTQGLTLIDEAPPADNAAVFTRSILLAEEGPARVLETRELRGALAGDYRRLLRAMRPADFRRNMEALAAAQYQGSLAGLKYSPLEERTGPFRLDLDVSSARFATTGWREARVPLRIDSPLTWLPEVLDDVSDLLPDELGRKPVSAARRKSDLVLPVAYKAEVRYRVRPPPGFSVRTLPRDETIRLGPAVLSLRYSRDEEGGLAADFSFETVKRRYSADEVNAFRDALAKLARREPLVVELEDRGQRLVENGRVRDGLALYEKLLSRAPGSGLVRARYAGSLLGLGFGEQARAEARRAVEQRPESPLVHHVLAWVLQHDLQGRLRHEGADLEGAVAACRKALALEPENVAARALLAELLEYNPRGERFGQGAPLADALSSWRHLRDSVADRDVEDRYLLALFHSGAAQEALETAQAARSSTLRDQVLIMTLAELKGTREAITEAERSLDGLEARRNALSMAGGHLLTKRRYPEAAQLFEAALRGAYDPDLETRLELTRKVRRAEDSKADAGPEGLVRRVVLAAWTERSAQDFEKAVRPLLSKRDRADSDLRQTLRALHARASRYVRLANLDAAGVAAMADLAVAALDLQVDGKEKVGYRVGLRLPLGGIPADTWFVVREEKEYRLLATSSDPRPLGAEALRWFDANHATEGVLWLQWGMESAQDLPTEGLGPLGSFFATLRGFSGMEAVSDLRRAAAYLGASTGEPRVIKTLEADARYATGELRQRLQLALAVAYEASGNIPTANIWLDEVRREVPASLEAFLLKRSLLAAEGKWQGMREVAESRLNFLHQDPQGMRALLEAVVQLGDWKAVDQTGQQLMRLGTASAETYRTLAWAELLRGRASSEAVDEAQRAVSLTEREDPEALAVLAALLVETGRLEEARKLVDEALAQGSSDTVEGGVLYVRGRLAEVYGMTEAARALYRSVSAPEEPDARSFQKLAQARLTRVKEGGAPARKEKKAESRKLGRRSR; this is encoded by the coding sequence ATGAGATCGTTCGCGCTGTGTCTGGGGCTGCTCTCGCTCTCTCTTTCCGCTCTGGGGGCCGAGCGGGGGGGTCCACCGCCCTGGGAGGGCCCCGCCTTCGAGGCGTCCGCGGCCGTGATGTCCCGGGCCGCCGCCGCGTTGCCCGCGCCGGAGCCGCGCGAGGCCGACGTGGAGGTGCTCGTGGAGGAGGGGCGCTACGAGGAGATCGGCCCCAACCGCTGGCGCACCACCACGCACCGGGTCTTCCGCATCCTCAACGAGGCGGGCATCCAGACCTGGGCGGAGACGCGCGCCGACTGGTCCCCCTGGCGCCAGTCCCGGCCGAAGATCCGCGCCCGCGTCATCTCTCCCCAGGGCCAGGAGCACTGGCTGGATCCCCAGACGCTCCATGAGGCCACGGTGGAGGACTCGACGCCCAACCTCTACACCGACCAGCGGTTGCTGCGCGCGCCGCTCCCCGCGTTGCGCGTGGGCTCCCTCGTCGAGGAGGAGTCGGTGGTCGAGGACACCCAGGCCTTCTTCGAGGCCGGCATCATCGAGCACTTCTACTTCGCCAACACCGTCCCGGTGCGCAAGGTGCGCCTGCTCATCGACGCGGAGCCCTCCACCCAGTTGTCGCTCCGCGTCCGCGGGCTGCCGCTCGAGCCGGTGCCTCAGCACCAGGGGTCCCGCAAGCGGCTCTTCTTCGAGGGCGGACCCTATGCCCCGGTGACGCCGCTCGAGGCGAACGTCCCTCCCTCGGAGGCCTTCCATCCTCATGTGGCCTTCTCCACCGGCCGCTCCTGGAGCGAGGTGGCCTCCACCTACCACCGCATCGTCGAGTCCAAGCTCGCGGGCCAGTCCCTGCAGACCCAGGCCCGCTCTCTCACCAAGGGCTTGAATCCAAAGGACCGCCGGGCCGTGGCGCAGCGCCTGCTGGAGTGGGTGCAGGGCTCCGTGCGCTACACGGGGCTCGAGTTCGGTGCCTCCGCCGTCGTCCCCACCAGCCCCCAGGACACGCTCGCGCGGCAGTTCGGCGACTGCAAGGATCTCTCCACCCTCATGGTGGGGCTGCTGCGCGCCTCGGGGCTCCCCGCCCACGTGGCGCTCGTCCGTTCGGGACGTGAGGACGTGCCCGAGTTGCCGGGCATGGGCTTCTTCAACCACGCCATCGTCTACGTGCCCGGCACGCCCGCGCTGTGGATCGATCCCACCGACCCCGCCGCCGAGGTGGGCGGACCCGTGGCCGGGCTCGAGGGCCGTCATGCGCTGGTGGCCGCGCCGGACACGCAGGGCCTCACGCTCATCGACGAGGCACCCCCGGCGGACAACGCCGCTGTCTTCACCCGCAGCATCCTGCTCGCCGAGGAGGGACCCGCGCGGGTGCTGGAGACGCGCGAGCTGCGCGGCGCCCTCGCCGGAGACTACCGGCGCCTGCTGCGCGCCATGCGCCCGGCCGACTTCCGCCGCAACATGGAGGCGCTGGCCGCCGCCCAGTACCAGGGCTCGCTGGCGGGGCTGAAGTACTCGCCGCTGGAGGAGCGCACCGGGCCCTTCCGGTTGGATCTGGATGTCTCCTCCGCGCGCTTCGCCACCACCGGCTGGCGCGAGGCCCGCGTCCCGTTGCGCATCGACTCGCCCCTGACCTGGCTGCCGGAGGTGCTCGATGACGTGAGCGACCTGCTGCCCGACGAGCTGGGCCGCAAGCCCGTCTCCGCGGCGCGCCGCAAGTCGGACCTGGTGCTGCCCGTGGCCTACAAGGCAGAGGTGCGCTACCGCGTGCGGCCCCCGCCCGGCTTCTCCGTGCGCACCCTGCCTCGCGACGAGACGATCCGCCTGGGGCCGGCGGTGCTGTCGCTGCGCTACTCGCGCGATGAGGAGGGCGGGCTCGCCGCCGACTTCTCCTTCGAGACCGTCAAGCGCCGCTACTCCGCCGACGAGGTCAACGCCTTCCGCGACGCCCTGGCGAAGCTCGCCCGGCGCGAGCCGCTGGTGGTGGAGCTGGAGGATCGGGGCCAGCGCCTCGTGGAGAACGGTCGGGTGCGCGACGGCCTCGCCCTGTACGAGAAGCTGCTGTCGCGCGCTCCGGGCTCGGGGCTGGTGCGGGCCCGCTACGCCGGGTCGTTGCTGGGTCTGGGTTTCGGGGAGCAGGCGCGCGCCGAGGCCCGCCGCGCCGTGGAGCAGCGTCCCGAGTCCCCCCTGGTCCACCATGTGCTCGCCTGGGTGCTGCAGCATGATCTCCAGGGCCGGCTGCGCCACGAGGGCGCGGACCTGGAGGGCGCCGTGGCCGCCTGCCGCAAGGCGCTCGCCCTGGAGCCGGAGAACGTGGCGGCGCGGGCGCTGCTCGCGGAGCTGCTCGAGTACAACCCTCGGGGCGAGCGCTTCGGGCAGGGGGCTCCGCTCGCGGATGCCCTCTCGTCCTGGCGGCACCTGCGGGACTCGGTCGCGGACCGGGACGTGGAGGACCGTTACCTGCTGGCCCTCTTCCACTCGGGGGCCGCCCAGGAGGCGCTGGAGACGGCGCAGGCCGCCCGCTCCTCCACGCTGCGCGATCAGGTGCTGATCATGACGCTGGCCGAGCTGAAGGGCACTCGCGAGGCCATTACCGAGGCGGAGCGCTCGCTGGATGGTCTGGAGGCACGCCGCAACGCGCTGTCCATGGCCGGCGGACACCTGCTCACCAAGCGCCGCTACCCCGAGGCCGCGCAGCTCTTCGAGGCGGCGCTCCGGGGCGCGTATGATCCGGATCTCGAGACCCGGCTGGAGCTGACGCGCAAGGTGCGTCGCGCCGAGGACTCCAAGGCGGACGCCGGGCCCGAGGGCCTGGTGCGCCGCGTCGTGCTCGCCGCCTGGACGGAGCGCAGCGCCCAGGACTTCGAGAAGGCCGTCCGTCCGCTCCTCTCCAAGCGGGACCGGGCCGACAGCGATCTGCGCCAGACGCTGCGGGCCCTGCATGCGCGCGCCTCCCGCTACGTGCGGCTGGCCAACCTGGACGCCGCGGGCGTGGCCGCCATGGCCGATCTCGCCGTGGCCGCGTTGGACCTCCAGGTCGATGGCAAGGAGAAGGTGGGCTACCGGGTGGGGTTGAGACTGCCGCTCGGGGGCATCCCCGCGGACACCTGGTTCGTGGTGCGCGAGGAGAAGGAATACCGGCTGCTCGCCACCTCCTCGGATCCGCGCCCGCTCGGCGCCGAGGCCCTGCGCTGGTTCGACGCCAACCACGCCACCGAGGGCGTCCTGTGGTTGCAGTGGGGCATGGAGTCCGCGCAGGACCTGCCCACCGAGGGCCTGGGGCCCCTGGGGAGCTTCTTCGCGACGCTGCGGGGCTTCTCCGGCATGGAGGCCGTGTCGGATCTGCGGCGCGCCGCCGCCTACCTCGGGGCCAGCACGGGAGAGCCGCGCGTCATCAAGACCCTGGAGGCCGACGCCCGGTACGCCACGGGAGAGCTGCGGCAGCGGCTGCAGCTGGCGTTGGCCGTGGCCTACGAGGCCTCGGGCAACATCCCCACCGCCAACATCTGGTTGGATGAGGTGCGCCGCGAGGTGCCCGCCTCGCTGGAAGCCTTCCTGCTCAAGCGCTCCCTGCTGGCGGCCGAGGGGAAGTGGCAGGGGATGCGCGAGGTGGCCGAGAGCCGTCTCAACTTCCTGCACCAGGATCCGCAGGGAATGAGGGCGCTCCTCGAGGCGGTCGTGCAGCTCGGGGACTGGAAGGCCGTGGACCAGACCGGGCAGCAGCTCATGCGGCTGGGCACGGCCAGCGCGGAGACGTACCGCACGCTCGCCTGGGCGGAGCTGCTGCGGGGCCGCGCCTCGTCCGAGGCGGTGGATGAGGCCCAGCGCGCGGTGTCGCTGACCGAGCGCGAGGATCCCGAGGCGCTCGCCGTGCTCGCCGCGCTCCTGGTGGAGACGGGACGGCTGGAGGAGGCGCGGAAGCTGGTGGACGAGGCGCTCGCCCAGGGGAGCTCGGACACGGTGGAGGGGGGCGTCCTCTACGTGCGCGGCCGGCTCGCCGAGGTGTATGGGATGACCGAGGCCGCGCGCGCCCTCTACCGCTCCGTCTCCGCACCCGAGGAGCCCGATGCCCGCTCGTTCCAGAAGCTCGCCCAGGCGCGGCTCACCCGCGTCAAGGAGGGTGGGGCGCCGGCCCGTAAGGAGAAGAAGGCCGAGTCACGGAAGCTCGGCCGCCGGTCCCGGTAG
- a CDS encoding MopE-related protein, whose translation MKTRLMVLVSGLALAACEGQQDTRREESSSTFAEQEQALPGDPSCKLAAGSATALPTQAERRFTGLASTRAGAALGAGDVNGDGITDLLIGAPGTGTTLKGYTYVVQLPASLDISGYSARFEGELAGNRQGSAVAAGDFIGTSGVDLALGAPNYASSASTTNQGVAYPVDGALLSSGARDRVLGTTSPRVRGVAAGDLAGSAVVVGDITGDSGADLIVSAYLNETTSPTDTGAVYAFPGPVATSPAGTLGSAPVRIAGNTGTSQTNVQAGFSIAVADVNGDGKGDLLVGAPRYDVSATAVDAGAVFVFFGPLSGTRSLTDADIILTGTTGNELAGSAVANAGDLDNDGKEDILIGAPGTSTAAGKVYLVYGGATGTVALGTQPRWTGVAGDLAGTALLGPGDLDGDGLRDFVIGAPGYSSSAGAVYVVYGGATRFQATSAASLALVPRYAGAAAASQTGSALASLGDVNGDGSADFAVGAPGYSSSAGAVFLVLGNGARTWYPDTDRDGYGLTTGAERRCGEPAANSGWALRPGDCKDTDSAINPSAAEICDGQDNNCDGLADDDVGANPVDPRTWYLDADGDSHIYFSSGQQSCAPPVGPGWIQETSVTGLECDPPAEGPANYSTDNDPSVHQFASEVCDGKDNDCNSLVDEDESRWFDWYPDGDGDGYGRNASVQRACVAPAGHVGNNTDCDDADAITNPARAEVCDLKDNNCNGTVDEGVQTTFYRDADGDAHGVPTQTILACTLPTGYSAVSDDCNDTPAPGKGAQIYPGKAEVCDGLDNNCNFDTDEGVKGTFYRDADGDGYGNPALFSQSCAAPSGYVASNTDCNDSSNAIRPGATEVCDNKDNDCDAQIDEGVLLTFYVDADRDGVGTTDPNLKIQACTAPTGYVTSKTDCDDGTSATKPGAAEVCDGKDNDCDAQIDEGLPATSWYPDADNDGYGAQVSSSVLSCRKPEGEYVSNNTDCDDSRSIVSPGRAEVCEPTTQTQVDNNCSGGVDDAVDALTWYRDADNDGYGQTAVTVRSCTPIAGYSNKDRDCDDAKPGVHPEALELCELTGVQVDDDCDGDENDVEVPLEDNPRGARLWYGDADRDGHAGTGFQLRWCTDPSDLKDASGKVIVKGKYLAANPDDCNDSHSGAWTVTRWYEDRDGDGCGNPNSYADSCGRPGCGGNAYVSNGNDSNDNVAGGCVSTTGHSPTLSSMQ comes from the coding sequence TTGAAGACCCGATTGATGGTCCTCGTGTCTGGTCTGGCGCTCGCGGCATGCGAGGGGCAGCAGGACACGCGACGGGAAGAGAGTTCCTCCACGTTCGCGGAGCAGGAGCAGGCGCTGCCGGGCGATCCGTCCTGCAAGTTGGCCGCGGGCTCGGCCACGGCACTGCCCACGCAGGCGGAGCGCCGTTTCACGGGCCTCGCCAGCACGCGCGCGGGCGCGGCACTGGGCGCGGGAGATGTGAACGGGGATGGCATCACCGACCTCCTCATCGGTGCTCCCGGCACGGGCACGACGCTCAAGGGCTACACCTATGTGGTCCAGCTGCCGGCCTCGCTGGACATCAGCGGGTACTCCGCTCGCTTCGAGGGGGAGCTCGCGGGGAACCGCCAGGGCTCCGCCGTGGCGGCGGGTGACTTCATCGGCACCTCGGGCGTCGATCTGGCGCTGGGCGCTCCGAACTACGCCAGCTCGGCCTCCACCACCAATCAAGGGGTGGCCTATCCAGTGGATGGCGCATTGCTCTCCTCCGGCGCCAGGGACCGGGTGCTCGGCACCACCAGCCCGCGCGTGCGCGGCGTGGCCGCTGGAGATCTCGCGGGCTCGGCCGTGGTGGTGGGCGACATCACGGGTGACAGCGGCGCGGATCTCATCGTGAGCGCCTACCTCAACGAGACCACCAGCCCGACCGACACGGGTGCCGTCTACGCCTTCCCCGGTCCCGTGGCGACGTCCCCGGCGGGCACGCTCGGCAGCGCCCCCGTGAGGATCGCGGGCAACACCGGAACCTCGCAGACCAACGTCCAGGCGGGCTTCTCCATCGCCGTGGCGGACGTGAACGGTGATGGCAAGGGAGATCTGCTGGTGGGGGCCCCCCGCTATGACGTGAGCGCCACGGCCGTGGACGCGGGCGCCGTCTTCGTCTTCTTCGGGCCGCTGTCGGGCACCAGGAGCCTCACCGACGCGGACATCATCCTCACGGGCACCACCGGCAACGAGCTCGCGGGCAGTGCGGTGGCCAACGCGGGAGACCTGGACAACGACGGCAAGGAGGACATCCTCATCGGCGCGCCGGGCACCAGCACCGCCGCGGGCAAGGTCTATCTGGTCTATGGCGGAGCCACGGGGACCGTGGCGCTCGGCACCCAGCCCCGCTGGACGGGCGTGGCGGGGGACCTTGCGGGCACGGCGCTCCTGGGGCCCGGGGACCTCGATGGGGACGGGCTGCGCGACTTCGTGATCGGCGCTCCCGGGTACTCGTCCAGCGCCGGTGCCGTGTACGTGGTGTACGGAGGCGCGACCCGCTTCCAGGCCACCAGCGCCGCCTCGCTCGCGCTCGTTCCGCGCTACGCCGGAGCGGCCGCCGCGAGCCAGACGGGCAGCGCGCTGGCGAGCCTGGGAGACGTGAACGGCGACGGCTCGGCGGACTTCGCCGTCGGTGCCCCCGGCTATTCGTCGAGCGCTGGAGCGGTGTTCCTGGTGCTCGGCAACGGAGCCCGGACCTGGTACCCGGACACGGACAGGGATGGCTATGGACTGACCACCGGCGCCGAGCGGCGTTGCGGCGAACCCGCCGCGAACAGTGGTTGGGCGTTGAGGCCCGGTGACTGCAAGGACACGGACAGCGCCATCAACCCGAGCGCGGCGGAGATCTGCGACGGACAGGACAACAACTGCGACGGCCTGGCCGACGATGACGTGGGTGCCAACCCGGTGGATCCCAGGACCTGGTACCTGGACGCGGATGGCGACAGCCACATCTATTTCAGCTCCGGCCAGCAGAGCTGCGCGCCGCCCGTCGGTCCGGGATGGATCCAGGAAACGAGCGTCACGGGCCTCGAGTGCGATCCCCCGGCGGAGGGCCCGGCGAACTACTCCACGGACAACGACCCGTCCGTCCACCAGTTCGCGAGCGAGGTATGCGACGGCAAGGACAACGACTGCAACAGCCTGGTGGATGAGGACGAGTCGCGCTGGTTCGACTGGTACCCGGACGGAGACGGCGATGGCTACGGCCGCAACGCGAGTGTCCAGCGCGCTTGCGTCGCCCCGGCCGGCCACGTGGGCAACAACACGGACTGCGATGACGCCGACGCCATCACCAACCCGGCCAGGGCCGAGGTCTGCGACCTGAAGGACAACAACTGCAATGGCACGGTGGACGAGGGCGTGCAGACCACCTTCTACCGGGATGCCGACGGGGATGCGCACGGCGTGCCCACCCAGACGATCCTGGCCTGCACCCTGCCCACGGGTTACTCCGCCGTCAGCGATGACTGCAACGACACTCCGGCACCGGGCAAGGGAGCGCAGATCTACCCCGGCAAGGCGGAGGTGTGTGACGGGCTGGACAACAACTGCAACTTCGACACCGACGAGGGCGTGAAGGGCACGTTCTACCGGGACGCGGATGGAGACGGTTACGGCAACCCCGCCCTCTTCAGCCAGAGCTGTGCCGCGCCCTCCGGCTACGTCGCCAGCAACACGGACTGCAACGACAGCAGCAACGCCATCCGTCCGGGCGCCACCGAGGTCTGCGACAACAAGGACAACGACTGCGACGCGCAGATCGACGAGGGCGTGCTGCTCACCTTCTACGTGGACGCCGACAGGGATGGGGTGGGAACGACGGATCCCAACCTGAAGATCCAGGCCTGCACCGCGCCCACGGGTTACGTCACCAGCAAGACGGACTGCGATGATGGTACGTCCGCCACGAAGCCCGGCGCCGCCGAGGTGTGCGATGGCAAGGACAACGACTGCGACGCGCAGATCGACGAGGGACTGCCCGCCACGAGCTGGTACCCGGACGCCGACAATGACGGCTACGGCGCCCAGGTCAGCTCCTCCGTGCTGTCGTGCCGCAAGCCCGAGGGCGAGTACGTCTCCAACAACACGGACTGCGACGACAGCCGTTCCATCGTCAGCCCGGGCCGGGCCGAGGTCTGCGAGCCCACGACCCAGACGCAGGTGGACAACAACTGCTCGGGTGGAGTGGACGACGCCGTGGATGCACTCACCTGGTACCGCGATGCGGACAACGACGGGTACGGCCAGACGGCCGTCACCGTGCGCAGCTGCACTCCGATTGCCGGCTACTCCAACAAGGACCGGGACTGCGATGACGCCAAGCCGGGCGTGCACCCCGAAGCCCTGGAGCTGTGCGAGCTGACGGGCGTCCAGGTGGACGACGACTGCGACGGTGACGAGAACGACGTGGAGGTGCCCCTCGAGGACAACCCTCGTGGCGCGCGCCTCTGGTACGGAGACGCGGATCGGGATGGCCACGCCGGTACCGGGTTCCAGCTCCGCTGGTGCACGGACCCCAGCGACCTCAAGGACGCGTCCGGCAAGGTCATCGTCAAGGGCAAGTACCTGGCGGCCAATCCCGACGACTGCAACGACTCGCACTCCGGCGCCTGGACGGTGACGCGCTGGTACGAGGACAGGGATGGCGACGGTTGCGGCAACCCGAACAGCTACGCCGACTCTTGTGGCCGGCCGGGGTGCGGGGGGAACGCCTACGTCAGCAACGGCAACGACAGCAATGACAACGTGGCGGGCGGCTGTGTCAGCACCACCGGTCACAGCCCGACCTTGTCCTCCATGCAGTAG
- a CDS encoding HmuY family protein gives MRTMRSALLLLGLGVAGCAPDLREDYPFDGQASSGQLVTVTPREDGSSHALIDATNKSAQVYFDIDEGREMKTDEALDTNGWDLAFQRYTVTMNGGGGNPTGQVRVAVLEGQDWDALATAPTEGYQQDASEPVFNGVHGGWYTYDLVKHRLATREELLYVVRSSAGRFFKVQMLSYYDDTGTPARLSLRYQQLQAPTAAP, from the coding sequence ATGCGGACGATGCGAAGTGCGCTGCTGTTGCTGGGGCTCGGGGTGGCGGGCTGTGCGCCGGATCTGCGCGAGGACTACCCGTTCGACGGCCAGGCCTCCTCCGGGCAGCTCGTCACGGTGACGCCGCGGGAGGACGGGAGCAGCCATGCTCTCATCGACGCGACGAACAAATCGGCCCAGGTCTACTTCGACATCGACGAGGGCCGGGAGATGAAGACCGACGAGGCGCTCGACACCAACGGCTGGGACCTGGCCTTCCAGCGCTACACCGTCACGATGAACGGCGGGGGCGGAAACCCGACGGGACAGGTGCGGGTGGCGGTGCTCGAGGGCCAGGATTGGGACGCGCTCGCCACGGCCCCCACCGAGGGCTACCAGCAGGACGCCTCGGAGCCGGTGTTCAACGGCGTCCACGGCGGCTGGTACACCTACGACCTCGTCAAGCACCGGCTCGCCACCCGCGAGGAGCTGCTGTACGTGGTGCGGAGCAGCGCCGGGCGGTTCTTCAAGGTCCAGATGCTCTCGTACTACGACGACACGGGCACTCCGGCGCGTCTGTCTTTGCGCTACCAACAACTCCAGGCGCCCACCGCAGCGCCCTGA
- a CDS encoding tetratricopeptide repeat protein: MPWLALVISLMVLVLLRQPLISGLFSLAEACSFDWGTYRGTLRLIRTIRLLGADVPMRRLLHQLSVHAHEALGDTARAVEGARLLAKEARAVEDWGLANTAINTFINAGLYQEALEVERGWEPLEEPDEEWGLVQLNLAEAHYNLGDWTAASERLRAVETVVSGESLLRHALLVQRVWIDAHTGRGEDALSSLESLNLECLPRVYWSEVAFTRASVLLALRRFDEAEARTREGLALARRASSTRNGLFLLGRISLEAGRLEEASRHFEAGAAHPYRGQGGGALLAWGDCLERLGQGGRAREAWRLVLERDPQSAAAREVASRRGKSEGPAREVPDRPEVLRAD, encoded by the coding sequence ATGCCCTGGCTCGCCCTCGTCATCTCCCTCATGGTGCTCGTGCTGCTCCGGCAGCCGCTCATCTCCGGGCTGTTCTCGCTGGCGGAGGCATGCAGCTTCGATTGGGGGACCTATCGCGGCACGCTCCGGCTCATCCGGACCATCCGGCTCCTGGGGGCCGATGTGCCGATGAGACGGTTGCTGCACCAGCTCTCGGTGCATGCCCACGAGGCGCTCGGAGACACCGCGCGGGCCGTCGAGGGCGCGCGGCTCCTCGCGAAGGAGGCCAGGGCGGTAGAGGATTGGGGGCTCGCCAACACCGCCATCAACACCTTCATCAACGCGGGCCTCTACCAGGAGGCCCTCGAGGTCGAGCGCGGTTGGGAGCCCCTGGAGGAGCCCGACGAGGAGTGGGGCCTGGTGCAGCTCAACCTGGCCGAGGCGCACTACAACCTCGGAGACTGGACGGCGGCCAGCGAGCGGCTCCGCGCCGTCGAGACGGTGGTGAGCGGGGAGTCGCTCCTGCGTCATGCGCTCCTCGTGCAACGGGTGTGGATTGACGCGCATACCGGGCGGGGCGAGGACGCGCTCTCCTCCCTGGAGTCGTTGAACCTCGAATGCCTGCCCCGCGTGTACTGGAGCGAGGTGGCCTTCACCCGTGCCTCGGTGCTGCTGGCGTTGCGGCGGTTCGATGAGGCCGAGGCTCGGACCCGGGAAGGGCTGGCGCTCGCGCGCCGGGCCTCGAGTACCCGGAACGGGTTGTTCCTGCTCGGGCGGATCTCCCTGGAGGCGGGGCGACTGGAGGAGGCGTCGCGCCACTTCGAGGCCGGTGCCGCCCACCCGTACCGGGGGCAGGGTGGAGGCGCGCTGCTGGCGTGGGGGGATTGTCTGGAGCGGCTCGGCCAGGGCGGCCGGGCCCGGGAGGCCTGGCGGCTCGTGCTCGAGAGGGATCCCCAGAGCGCCGCGGCACGGGAGGTGGCCTCGCGGCGCGGAAAAAGCGAAGGGCCGGCCCGGGAAGTCCCGGACCGGCCCGAGGTGCTTCGCGCGGACTAG
- a CDS encoding GNAT family N-acetyltransferase, with product MQPYRRFHPQYRERLALADGSWAELRMVRPEDAALLRDGFERLSPRSRFQRFMSAKPRLSQDELRYLTSVDGERHVALGAVTWSPSGREVGLGVARFFRLAEAPETAEVAITVVDDAQGKGLGRVLLERLVEAARERGVECFEFRVLAGNLPMCRLVQRLAPCEPVLDDDALCFRVPLATPARVGNELLRTLLALAAQGALTLIGPTCRWRMRPHAPPPAGYEESAHAP from the coding sequence ATGCAGCCCTACCGTCGTTTCCATCCTCAATACCGTGAGCGGCTGGCGCTCGCGGATGGGTCGTGGGCGGAGCTGCGGATGGTGCGGCCCGAGGACGCGGCGCTGCTGCGCGACGGCTTCGAGCGGCTCTCCCCCCGCTCGCGTTTCCAGCGCTTCATGTCGGCCAAGCCCCGGCTGTCACAGGACGAGCTGCGCTACCTCACGAGCGTGGACGGGGAGCGGCACGTGGCCCTCGGGGCGGTGACGTGGAGCCCCAGCGGCCGCGAGGTGGGGTTGGGCGTGGCCCGGTTCTTCCGGCTGGCGGAGGCCCCGGAGACCGCCGAGGTGGCCATCACCGTGGTGGACGACGCCCAGGGCAAGGGGCTCGGCCGAGTCCTGCTGGAGCGGCTGGTGGAGGCCGCGCGCGAGCGGGGCGTGGAGTGCTTCGAGTTCCGCGTGCTGGCGGGCAACCTGCCCATGTGCCGGCTCGTCCAGAGGCTCGCGCCGTGTGAGCCCGTGCTGGATGACGATGCGCTCTGCTTCCGCGTGCCGCTGGCCACGCCGGCGCGCGTGGGGAACGAGCTGCTGCGCACGCTGTTGGCGCTCGCGGCCCAGGGGGCGCTCACGCTCATCGGGCCCACGTGCCGGTGGAGGATGCGGCCCCACGCGCCGCCTCCGGCGGGTTACGAGGAGTCGGCCCACGCTCCCTGA